A part of Vulpes vulpes isolate BD-2025 chromosome 15, VulVul3, whole genome shotgun sequence genomic DNA contains:
- the KRTAP8-1 gene encoding keratin-associated protein 8-1: MHCNNFSGAVFPGCYWGSFGYPLGYSVGCGYGSTYSPVGYGFGYGYNGCGAFGYRRYWPFDLY; encoded by the coding sequence ATGCACTGCAACAACTTCTCCGGTGCTGTCTTCCCAGGATGCTACTGGGGCAGCTTCGGCTACCCCCTGGGGTACAGCGTGGGCTGTGGCTATGGCAGCACCTACTCCCCAGTGGGCTATGGCTTCGGTTACGGCTACAACGGCTGTGGGGCCTTCGGCTACAGAAGATACTGGCCATTTGATCTCTACTGA